One stretch of Miscanthus floridulus cultivar M001 chromosome 18, ASM1932011v1, whole genome shotgun sequence DNA includes these proteins:
- the LOC136521896 gene encoding uncharacterized protein: MFPRISRLGARLLRESRAETRAGNLLNSGGILYQGHVNRHSTPVVTPTVLSLRNVLLSTATSGDQDESSQAKDKISVTFVNKDGSEKTISVPVGMSMLEAAHENDIELEGACEGSLACSTCHVIVMDVNYYNKLEDPADEENDMLDLAFGLTETSRLGCQVIAKPELDGMRLALPVATRNFAVDGYVPKPH; this comes from the exons ATGTTCCCCAGGATCTCCCGGCTCGGGGCGCGGCTCCTGCGCGAGTCGAGAGCCGAGACGAGAGCTG GAAACTTGCTAAACAGTGGAGGCATTTTGTATCAAGGTCATGTTAACCGGCATTCGACCCCAGTGGTGACTCCTACTGTATTATCGTTG CGGAATGTCCTTTTGTCAACTGCAACAAGTGGTGATCAGGATGAAAGCAGTCAGGCAAAGGATAA AATCTCGGTAACATTTGTCAACAAGGATGGCTCAGAAAAGACGATAAGTGTTCCAGTTGGAATGTCCATGTTAGAAGCTGCTCATGAAAACGACATAGAGCTTGAAG GAGCATGTGAGGGCTCACTTGCGTGTTCTACTTGTCATGTAATAGTAATG GATGTAAACTATTATAACAAGTTAGAAGATCCAgcagatgaagaaaatgatatgcTTGACCTTGCATTTGGGCTCACAGAAAC ATCACGCCTTGGCTGCCAAGTGATTGCGAAGCCTGAACTTGATGGTATGCGGCTGGCATTACCTGTAGCCACAAGAAACTTCGCAGTAGATGGCTATGTACCGAAACCACACTGA
- the LOC136519955 gene encoding nucleolar GTP-binding protein 1-like, producing MVQYNFKKITVVPPGKDFIDIILSRTQRQTPTVVHKGYAISRIRQFYMRKVRYSQQNFYEKLSTIIDEFPRLDDIHPFYGDLLHVLYNKDHYKLALGQINTARNIIAKISKDYLRLLKYGDSLYRCKCLKVAALGRMCTVVKRISPSLAYLEQIRQHMARLPSIDPNTRTVLICGYPNVGKSSFMNKVTRADVDVQPYAFTTKSLFVGHTDYKYLRYQVIDTPGILDRPFEDRNIIEMCSITALAHLRAAVLFFLDISGSCGYSISQQAALFHSIKSLFMNKPLVIVCNKTDLQPLEGLSEDDMKLVMEMKAEAMKTITQAGGPNEEGVLLTMSTLTDDGVMAVKNAACERLLEQRVDVKMKSKKMMDCLNRFHVAVPKPRDNKERPVCIPQAVLEARANAAAKEKKKLEKDIENENGGAGVYSASLKKHYILANDEWKEDILPEILDGHNVADFLDPDILVRCEELEREEGLRLEEQAAEDAFQIDGHELTQEQKEILAQIRKKKALLIQEHRMKKRTAESRPIVPRKFDKDRKFTTDRMGRQLSSMGVDPSAAMNRARSQSRGRKRERSVSRAAADGDGMEIDGQQSNKKLRLTSRSRSRSRAPEEVIPGEGFKDSEQKKKAIKKAKAATRNRNKDARRGEADRVIPTLKPKHLFSGKRTLGKTSRR from the coding sequence ATGGTGCAGTACAATTTCAAGAAGATCACTGTTGTCCCTCCTGGGAAGGACTTCATTGACATAATCTTGTCCCGCACCCAAAGGCAGACGCCGACTGTTGTTCACAAGGGATATGCTATCTCCCGCATTCGTCAGTTTTATATGCGCAAGGTTAGGTATTCCCAGCAGAACTTCTATGAAAAGCTCTCCACCATCATCGATGAGTTTCCTCGACTGGATGACATCCACCCTTTCTATGGTGATCTCCTCCACGTGCTCTACAACAAGGATCACTACAAGCTTGCCCTGGGTCAGATCAACACAGCTAGGAACATCATTGCAAAGATATCCAAGGACTACTTGAGGCTGCTCAAGTATGGAGACTCCCTGTACCGGTGCAAGTGTCTGAAGGTGGCTGCACTAGGTCGCATGTGCACTGTCGTGAAGAGGATCAGTCCTAGTTTGGCTTACTTAGAGCAGATCAGGCAGCACATGGCCAGGCTTCCGTCCATAGATCCGAACACCCGTACTGTTCTGATTTGTGGATATCCAAATGTGGGGAAGAGTTCTTTCATGAACAAGGTTACAAGGGCAGATGTGGATGTCCAGCCGTATGCCTTTACAACAAAATCCCTGTTTGTTGGTCATACAGATTACAAGTACCTGCGCTACCAAGTGATTGACACACCCGGTATACTTGATCGGCCTTTTGAAGATAGGAACATCATAGAAATGTGCAGCATCACTGCTCTGGCACACTTGAGGGCTGCGGTGTTGTTCTTTCTGGACATCTCTGGATCTTGTGGATACAGTATTTCTCAGCAAGCTGCACTCTTCCACAGTATAAAGTCTCTGTTCATGAATAAGCCTTTGGTCATTGTGTGCAACAAGACTGACTTGCAACCACTTGAAGGGCTTTCTGAGGATGACATGAAGCTAGTCATGGAGATGAAGGCAGAGGCTATGAAGACTATCACCCAAGCTGGTGGTCCTAATGAAGAGGGTGTTTTGTTGACTATGAGCACTTTAACTGATGATGGTGTAATGGCTGTCAAAAATGCTGCATGCGAGAGGCTGCTTGAACAGAGGGTGGATGTGAAGATGAAGTCAAAGAAGATGATGGATTGTTTGAATAGGTTTCATGTTGCTGTTCCAAAGCCTCGTGACAACAAGGAGAGGCCTGTTTGCATCCCTCAGGCTGTTCTGGAAGCTAGGGCGAATGCTgctgcaaaggaaaagaagaagcttgagaaggacaTTGAGAATGAGAATGGAGGTGCTGGGGTCTATTCTGCGAGTCTCAAGAAACATTATATATTGGCCAATGATGAATGGAAGGAGGATATTCTTCCAGAGATACTGGATGGTCACAACGTTGCCGATTTTCTGGATCCAGATATCCTAGTAAGGTGTGAAGAGttggaaagagaagaagggcTTCGTCTGGAAGAACAAGCTGCAGAAGATGCTTTCCAGATTGATGGTCATGAACTAACTCAGGAACAGAAGGAGATTTTGGCTCAGATTAGGAAGAAGAAGGCATTACTCATCCAAGAACATAGAATGAAGAAGAGAACTGCAGAAAGCCGTCCTATTGTCCCTAGAAAGTTTGACAAAGATAGGAAATTCACAACTGATAGGATGGGACGTCAGCTTTCCTCCATGGGTGTGGATCCTAGTGCTGCCATGAATAGAGCTCGCAGCCAGTCTAGGGGTCGCAAGCGTGAGAGGTCAGTGAGCAGAGCTGCAGCTGATGGTGACGGTATGGAGATAGATGGCCAGCAATCCAACAAGAAACTGCGTCTGACATCAAGGTCTAGGTCGAGGTCACGGGCTCCTGAGGAGGTCATTCCTGGAGAAGGATTCAAGGACTCTGAGCAGAAGAAGAAGGCTATCAAGAAAGCGAAGGCCGCTACTAGGAACAGGAACAAGGATGCTCGCCGTGGAGAGGCTGACCGCGTTATTCCCACTTTGAAACCAAAGCATCTGTTCTCTGGGAAACGCACTCTTGGAAAGACAAGCAGGCGATAA